Genomic DNA from Setaria italica strain Yugu1 chromosome V, Setaria_italica_v2.0, whole genome shotgun sequence:
CGAGTGACCGTACCTGtagaggaggcgcggcggcgacggcgacggcgacggcggaaggagaggaggcggacGAGTGTGAAGTGGAGGAAGGTGTTTGGGGGCTAGGGTTGGGTGCTTATATTGGCGGGGGGCGCCGCGAGACCTAAATTGGACGGCCGAGATCTCGCCGCGTTCCTGTCACAGAAATTGTGGGCTGGCTGAGGGAGAGTGGGCCTAAATCGTTTGGCCCAATAATAACTCGACGCGACGCTGGCTCACGGGGCTgcccccctcaaaaaaaaaaaacatcaggaTGGGCGGTTGGAGGAGGGGTGGTTGCTGGCCTGCTGCAGCCTGCCGCTGGGCGCTCGCCGCCTCTTCGAACTCGCGCTGGCCCGCTGCGGCGAGGAAGGACGGCGAGCTGagacgggtggcggcggcggcgcagatgCGATGCGCGCGCGACCTGGACGAGCGGCGTCGGCGCGGATGCGGCGCGCGCGCTGCCTGATCGAGTGGCGGGGCCGGAGCAAAGCTCCCCGCGCGGTGCGGCTTGGCCGATGGGTGGAAGCGGCGGTGTCAGGAGGAACGAGAAGGTAAAAactaaacggcgctagaaggcCAGAGGTTCGATGAGAAATTTTGTATCAAATGCtgtttgcaacatgaaaaataatatgTAAAAATCATTTAATTCTATGATAAAAAATTCTCGTCACAACATGAAAATCACATTTCATGCGACATTCACTGTGAAACATACAGAAATAATAATTGCAATATATGTTGGAGCGttcgattttttttaattttgaacgTATGTTATATAGCATTATCGAaaactaaaaaggaaaagatcgAGGGACCGGACAAGGGAGGAAACGTAAAGCATGGAAAGAGAAAAAATTGTATATGGTACGttaaggtagtgtttggttctgGGGTCGAAATGGGTTGGGTTAGAGCCGACCCACTTCAacccatgtttggttggagagggtGGGGGTTAGATCCAACCCAGTAGAGGAATATTCCTCGTAGATCCGGGTTCATCCGATTCCTCAAAAAACAAGGAATCACCCCGACCCACTTGAACGGCGTCCACGTCCGTTTCTTCTCGCGCTCGTCCGGCCGCGTACCCTGACGgcgccctccgcccgcccgtcgccggtgccgtcctccgtcgccgccctccgccgccgccctccactcgcgccgccctccgcccgcccgacgccagcgccgccctccgcccgcctGATGCCGACGTGACGGGGAGGTGCGCCGGGCGAGCTCAAGCCCCGTCGCGGCCGAGCGAGctcggtgggggaggaggaccTCCGGTGGCGGGGATGAGGCGGCGCAGGGGGGCGGACCGCCGGCGCGAGCTCCCCTCGGTGGGGAAGGACTTGCGGGGAAGAAGATGGAAGgttgggaaaaaaagagagagaggggggttgacaggtgggccccacgatTGACAGGTGGGGtccacaactaacggtgttaaacaGATATCCATCCCAACCTACTCAACcagctcaaccaaacaaaaaattgggtTCAACCCATCCCTCCAATCAAACAAGAGATGGGTTGGTTCCAACCCAGAAAAGTGGGTcactccaacccaacccacatggTTCCAaaaaccaaacagaccctaagagATCGTGAAAGTGTCAATAAATAAGGAGGAAGGCACGTCCCAAGGCCGCATTTGTTCTTTACAAAAtaattgtttattacaaatcaaGAATGGATTAGTTGGTTAAGTTCCTAGAACCTATTTATGCATGCCGCTCATATACCCGTGGTGATTCTTATATTTCAAGATGTGCTAACCACTCAGAGTTGTTCATAGATAGGGTATGTGTAAACATTCATACCTACGAGGTATATTCATAGGCATGTTTGTTTGAAAAAAATCCTTATATATTCTTTCATAGAGCTTGATCCAGACTTAGACCTGAGCAAAAGAATTCCAGCCTGACCCCAACGGGCCAAGCTCGACCTAACACTCATTTAGGGCCAGCGTGCGGCCCTTATTTTGACGGCTCGAAAAAAATGAGGCTCGCGATGCCCATTAAAAAGTCCAAAAACCAAAGTGAAGTTTAGGATGGGAAAGTACGAGGACTCCTATCTGACTTGTGTAAACTAAATAAGAGTTATGGCTTAAGGCCCACCAGCCACTCCCGCCTTCTTCCCCTGCTTCTTCCCCGATGCACCGTCACCTCCGTCCCCTCGTTCTCCGTCTTGGCCGGCGGCTAGGTCGCAGCCGCGCCGCTCCGATATTTAATTATTTGCCATCCTTAGAATGGGCACTCCTTTAGATGCCAGTTTTAGAATGTCACCTACATATTTGCCACCGGAGAGAAGTTTTACCAACACATTTGCCATTTTCTCCGACGCGGTATGCCAAATGACCCCTCCACGCTGGAACCGCCACGCGAAATGACTTCCATGCCCCTAGCCTTATCCTTCTGCTTCCCACGCGCCGCGTCCCGACCCGACTCGGCATGCGTCGATCACCGGAGCGTGACGGCAACGAGGCAGATGAGCACGACGGTGGCAGAGCAGCACAGGTCCACGAATGCCTCGCGGCGCGCCTtgctctccttcctccccttcttccGCATCACGAACTCGTGGCACCGCCTCTTGGCCTCCTCTggctccccctcccctcccttcctgGGCGCCTCCAttgcggcggcgagcagccgcagcgcgccctcgccgccgaccgACGGCCACCACCCGGAATGGCGAGCCGAGGAACCATggctggaggtggaagaagagggTGGGTCCCACCGATCAGAGatagagagggaggaagagaggaaaaGCACCGACGCTTGGAGAAGAAATGCAGGGGTATAATGGTCATTTGCCATGCTCAATCCACCCAAGCGCGCGGATGTGGCTCGACACATCAGCAAAAATGGCAAATCTATTGGTAAAATTTCTCTCCGGTGGCAAATATGTATGTGCCATTCTAAAATTGGCATCTGAAGGAGTGTCCAATCTAAGGATGGCAAATAATTAAATATCCCCCTACCACCTACCGCCAGCCATCGACCCCGTCCTTCCTAATCCGGCCTTttttctgcccccctgccgccAGCCCCGCCCACCGGAGGTCCTGCCCTGAGCACCGCCTCGCCTTCCGCCACCGGCtgaaccaccaccaccgccaggcctccgcgccgcccccgccctctTCTTCTATGACCGCCGGCCATTAGAGCCCCCATCCCAACAACCTCGAATTCTAACCCCGCTGCCGCCTCCCTACCACCCCGGCCGGTGATGACCTCACCGCTGGCTGCTCCCCACCTCCTACCCCTCCGGCGAGCGctcgcgagcggcggcggtagAAGCAGTCCCACCCAGAGTGAATGGCagtgagaggaggaggaagagatcatacgactctCGAAACACCGGAAGCCACGTAGCTTCCGGGCTTCCTGAAGCTGGATAGGTTTCCCGAGAGAGTACAGACAGCTACGGGCTATGTTTGGCCCGCAAGAGATCTTTTTTTGAGCTGTGACTTTGTAGTAGTCTTGCATGAGCTGAGTCTGGACTGGGATCTGGCCCATCCACAAGGCCAAAATGGGGGTTCTCTAGTCTAAAATAGAGGGATGTAATATAAAGTTCAAGTTTGCTGCTCTTTTTTTTGAGAGGCAACAAGTTTTCCATTCAGAGCAACTCTAAGAGTTCCTCAAAAACTTCTTCCCTAAAATGAGGTACTGGGGGCTATAAAATATATCAACTCACAGCAGATCGTTAAAAATCACCCTCCAATAATTTAAAATAGACCATGTCATCGTATTGGACCCATTAGGATCTGCCATCACGGAGATCAACTGCATGAGCGTCAACGACAAgcccggctgcggcggcgccggcgccgggggcaTGCAGAAGCAGGCGGCCtacaaggagaagaaggaggtgTTCGTGCAGCAGGACCAAGGGTCGTACAGCGGCTACCATGGTGGCAGCGCCGTGCAGAAGCAATCATCCTACAAGGAGGAGGCATATACGACGTGCGAGGGTGCCGCAGCCGGCGTGAAGAACCACGGCTACAAGCAGGAGAAGTATGGCGAGGCCGATGGTGGGTACAGTTCCCactgcggcgccgccgccgccggcgtgaaGAAGCAAGGCTACAAGCAGGAGGCTTGCGGGGAAAACGACAGGGGCCATGGTGGTGCTCGCTACGGCGGTGCTGCCGTCGCCGTGCAGACATACGCCTACGACCAGCAGGCGGCGTACGGCAGCATGGCTACCAGAAGGACGCGTCCGGCGAGACCGCGAAGAAAGAGAAAGACAGCTACGAGTGTGCGGGGCAGAATTGGGGGAGAAATATGGACACTAAAATATACACGGTAGCAGGCTAATTTTTAGCGTCATgaaaaaattagggaaggtttaAGAGAACCGTTGaagttctttttttccattttcctTCTAAAAAAGATATTAGAAGTAAGATTAACAATCTTTTAAAATTATTTTGGAGAGATGCGTGTCCTACCGCTAAAACGGGAGAGCTACGCCTCAATCTGTCCCGTAGAGTTTGCACACGGATTGACACGCGCGAGTGCAGTCTGCAGCAGTACCATTACAGGTAAAACGAGTCAGCATGTTAATCATTTCATGGATGGACTAAATGTTAAAGTGTCTCCAAAAAAGAAAGGCACACCTCGGTCACAGCTAAAATCTGCATCTCCAAGAGAGAAACATAATTTCGCACTACAAACACTCACCCAGGGAGACAGGGTACTGTGAAAATTGCAATACCTGCAAGAGGAATATGGATACGCATCTACAAGGGGGTTACAGGATGCAGTTGGGCAACATGAATGGAACGTCACGAGGACAGGGACATTAGCAGGTCAAAGTCATCCATGCTTTCTCTGGTTCAAACCTCCGGACAAAGAATTGAAACCATGAATCTGAGGTGTGCAACCGCAGTCTTTCACCATGTTGTAACTGTGGTACAAGAATAAGAAAAAGGGGGTTAATCCTGTTGGTCGAGTGACTATATAAACTTGTTAGAACATGCAAAGACTGTTGACCTGTTCACAACATTCAAAGACCTTTTCTAGAGATTCTTTCCACAATAGATACATCTGATCAAATATCAATGTGCACCGCAACCTCAACCTTAACGGATAAGTAGTTTCAAATTCACGCTCAACTAAACACACAGATTAAGTTTTCAATGCATCTCACCAAGGTCATATATCCTTCAACTTGGAAGCTCTGAAATTGGCAACTGATTGTGGAACACCCCATTCGACAGTTCATGTGCCTCTAAAGGACTTTTCTTTGAGCGCTCCAATGAGGTTGCTTCAAAAATACCTAAAAAGGATACCATTGGTCATTGTACTGAAAGAACCATTACAAGGTTATGATTTTGTTTTGGTGGGGTGGCTACGACTTAGTCACTTACAGATATGAAATATTCAGGACATGAAAGAAAAAAGGTTTTATAACTAGCATAGCAGTACAGCTGAGAGTAATTTTAGAATTCTTTCATGGATACAGCGAATGAGGTCTCAAAACTCACCAAATCCCAAAATGACAGAGCAGACCAGAAACCCGAAAAGGGAGAAATCCATTTTGTACAATATCTCCAAAACAATAATGCAGCCTGTTGAAACCATTAAGTGCCTTGGAGATGAGAAGACCAGATGCAACCTGTCAGGTAGGAATAACAACCAAGTAAACACGTTACAAACATGGAGTGAGGGTCTAACCGTGAAGCAAAAGGGCCAATTAACTAAAGGATGGCAATTCATGTCTTATGATTAGCACAAAGGTTGATAAAAGATACTTCAAGAAGCatccaagaaaagaaaagtaattGCTTCTATTGTTACACTTGAAGATATTTGAGGAATAAATAACTTCAAATCTATAATCTACTGAAGATCTGGCTCAGACCGATGACAACAAAACAATAATGGTTCGCTTGACAAACTGACCTACAACACCATAAGAAAATTTTAAAGTTAACTCAAAATACACTTTCCGTTCGAGAAAATATCTTACTTTTCCTCAGCAACATTGTCAACATAGAATATGAGCACCATCCCAAACACAACAGTACTCAAGTATGCCCAACTTGGTAGTTGTAGTTTAACTATGCTGTCAGATGCTGAGCCCTGCAATCAAGAAAATAACAATCAATATGAATCAAAGTAATGAGATGCAAATCTTCTCAACCACAAAAATCAAGCGTAAACGGTATGTACTCACTAGGATTGTATCCCACATCGcaaatggaaaaagaaaacaagttgcAGAAGCAATAGTTATAGCATGAAGTCTCCTTTTAAGTTGATTCTGTAGAAGCATAGAACGATGGTGATTGTCAATTCTGTGAAGAAAACAATGGTGCATTGATAGTACCTTGAAGGGTTTCATTTATGACAGCTAGAATATTACAGAAGGCTGAGTACCTTGAGAGAAACACGCCGAGCTAATACTCTCCTTAAAGCAGATAAAATGCCAGCAGTAATTGGCACCACCATTTCTTTCATTCCAATAGTTTGTGTTGCCTTCTCCAGTGGTTCACTTCCAAAGCTATCTGTATGAAGTCAAGGTCTCCCAAAATGGTTCACATGAATCCATCATAGGTAGAGATACTTAAACTGCCAAAAAATGCAGAGTTATGTTCAGAAACATATGTCTGTAGTAGGATACATAGTGGTGAATGTGTTCTTGTAGACCACCCATTTGATAAGAGATAGTATGCTACCAACATAGCAGCAAGCCCACCAATCTACAAATCCAGGGGAAACAGATATTAGTATCATTGCCTAGGAAATTTAGCAGTTTCTACTTCAAAGTACAGAGTTTGTTTCGATAAAGTCCGCTGAATGCAGAGCAAATTGAAGAGTTGACAATTAacatgcagcaggatcataaaCAAGAATTCCTTATATTTGTCCAGGTATCATAGTTTAGTTAATGAGATTTCAGACTGCTGACCTTGCTGAAAAATATGCCGATTCCCCTGGTCAATGGTCATGTCTGTGATCATGTGCGATGTATGCAcacttatttttcttaatgCCCATTAGATCAACCACAATTCTAAACTATGTTAAACTTTTAGGAATGGGATCATAAGAAGCATGTGCCCATATCCACATTTATTGTACAATGGCCCAATACCTTTACCAGTGCATGTGCCCAATACTATCTCACCTATCTACATCTTTTACTGAGAAAAAGCACAGATCGATATCAAATGGACTATGAAAAACAGTGATTAGACAATGTTTAAGATTAGAGTGACACATGTGAGCAATAATTCCTTATGCCTGTTGCccaaaaaattatagaaaaacaTATAACATAGAAATTGAAATATCACATATATAAcaaattccatttttaaaataaGCAACTTGCCTTTTTCCAGATATTAACTTTCCTTCCATATAATGCAGCAGAGAGGACTCCAAGAACAGCACCTGCATACTCCGCCAGCAGAGCACTAGACTCAATAGACAGAGGACAGAGTAAAATGCAGTTTAGACAGAAGTGCTGGCAAGTGCTTTTTTACTAACACAATTAGGATGCTCAAAGCAGAGAAAAATATGCAAGTGATCTGTAGGTAACGATGATATGAATGTTGTTTTGCAATTAATGTTCAGAAACAGATTGCACGCCCATAGGAGAGTAAGCACAAGCCACCCTCTAAATGCAGTCGTGCAAATTTTATGTCAGCATCTCCAGTCACAATGGCAATCATTCATTAGATCAATGTCTAGGGATGCCAGAGAAATTGTGCAGCCATATAGATATCCATAAAGTGCAATTCGTTTTGAGATGAGCCATTAGCTCGCAGCAAGGTTTAAACTTTGTATGTATAACTTAGGATGAGGTTTGGACTAGTAATCTAGTATTCCTTGGCATACTTGCAACACGCCACGGATCACACAAGTATGTGAAAATTCATGTTGCTGAAAGAACAGTATACTTACACTAATGGGCCACAAGCAAGAAGTCCTTTACCCCATAATACAAAGTATAATGCCAGGATTCCTCCATTGACAACTGTAGGAACAACCTGAAATAATATGCGTAGGAATGAATAGAAGAAAATGGCCATCTAATAGCGGGTGAAATATCTCAAGAAATGAAAGTATAATTTAACCTGTGAGTTGGGCAAAGGCCGGCCCTTCCAAGGCTTCTGTAAGACCAAGAATATGACTGAAGTGGGTACAAGACAACTGAAGATAAAGCCAACTATTGAATCCCCACTGTTGGATAGGTAGCTATATAAGGAGTAAACAGACCAAATTCTCATGAAGTTTCCCAAGATATGAATTACTTGCAATGGCGTTGACctacaaaaagaaaacaacGACAGTTTTGTCAACAGAAAAGTAGGCACTGGTTGGTTTCACATATGTTTCGTAAGGCAAgcttaaatattttttaatgtgAATGTGATAGCAAGGGAAATTGAGCTTTGATACAtctgagaagaaaaagaaatacaaGTCAAGAGCGCATCTTGCTATAGCTCACCTCTCTTATATTGCTCTCATATCAAAAGaactaaaagaaataaaactatatcGACATGGATTAATAACAACATAATAAGTCCGCATCTAGGAGGTCAATGCTCCATATAGGACATGGATAACCACAAGGTGCTTGAAACTGATAGCAATAATCAGAACTTCAGAAACATTGTGATGACCAGCTAATATGTTGGACGGTTAAGAGTAAATGCTAAATTGCAAGTACCATATTGCCAGAAAGTCAATAATAGATTGAGCAGCTAACTTAACATAACATTTATATTATTAGCTGAGACTATAACCTATAGCATGTTCACTGACAATCTTAGTGTCAGTGATCTGCGCTCTCATACAGAGTGGGATATAATTCCTCTTAAGCTAGATCCTGATAACTACACAGTGCATTCTGAGTCCTTATAACCGATTAATTTATTAAGGTGTGGAGTATTGCTATTATATCCTTTTATGAATCAATTTACTTTCCTCACTAAATGATACATTAACATTTTCTCTACATCTGGATATACTATCTAAATATCTACATTGAAGTACATATTAGTTAGATAAAGCACCATCGGCACTGCTAGCGCCTGGACATCCGATGGGAATTTTCCCATCGGACGCTCCATTGCAACATTGAAACAAAACATTTGCAACATCGAAaacttatagttgcaacattgaaaaatatgcgAAAAAATGACTACATCGTTCGACTCCGGGATAGAAAATTCTtgccgcaacatgaacactatgtttcatgcaacattcactgtgaaacatgcggaaacaatagttgcaacatcgattGAAACATACAGCGAGGCGTCcaatttttttaagattctGGACGTCAGAGTCTTAGCATTACCGAAGCACCATTGGAACTAGAAATAGCAGGGCAGTAGTGCCGAAACTAGAACTTAAAAGTAAAACGGATAATCCTATTCCTTTTGGAGCAAAGTAGCACATCCCAGACATCTTGAGAGACCGAAGGAATCAAACAGAACTGAGCTGTCAAAAGTATGAGAAATAGCAAGCTGGAACTTAAACAGCCATCGCCAGGTTGCCACTGATTTTGCGCTCTATAATCAAATTTACACCGGGACTAAAAACCGCTGAGCAACGCAGCGTTATGAGAGTTACCACACGAATTAAGCTTCAAAAGGGAACGGAAAAAAACGATGCATAACGCTGATCCAACTACGAGATCTCGCGCCGTCCCACGTCCGTGTCAGGGGGGAGTGGTTAGAGGAATGGGGTAGGTATGAGGGGGGACCCTCACCTCGCCGTCGGGGTCGAGCGAGAGCTGgaggcgcccccgccgccgtccgccgaggcggaggcggagggcttCGGCGACATCATCTCGCCGGAGTCGCTTCCCTAGGTGCTGGTGCTTGGTCCGACTCGCCGGTTCAGGTCGGTCTGCTGATGGTCTCGAGATGTGAAGTTCGCTTTGGGGTCACGGCGACGGCACGTGAGAGACCACGCGTTCACTGCGCCGCACGTGATGGGACACAGATTCCGCTTTCCAGATGGGATAGCGCCATTACGGTGTGCCGTGTGCGAGACTCGGCTGCTTGCTTTCAAAATTGTTCCCTCGCCGGTCGCCATTACGACTATGCATGAAAACGGTCGAAAACAAAATCCTAACGTAGAAAACGAAAGCGGGATGGTTAGAATTTTTTCACATTTATAAAAATCAACTACTACAAAAATGGTGTAGAATGATATTAAAATTAGTTGAATATGACAATTTTTATATTTTGCTAAAAACAGGAACAGTCGAAAACGAAATCATAATGTAGAAAACAAAAACGGTCGGTTTGGGATCCATCCCGACTGTTTTCATCCCTAACTACGACAAATCAATATCCTAGCATCGGGAAGAGGTAGTATTCGTTTCGTAAAAGCGGCACAAAATAAACTAGAAGTTAAATgaaactatttttttcttaacTGGTTTTGACTTCAGCAGCGAAGTCATTTTAAAATAAACTTTTCCAAACGATCTCTAACAtgcaaaataaataatttaCAAAAATACAAATTCAAATGTATCCTAAATCACATAAGGCTTCTGTAAGTGATAATGGCTGAAAACCCGCAAGGCCACAACCTTTTCCTTGCGCATAAATAAGGTTATTTACTGACCCAATGATCTCAGCTGAAGAAAGGGCAGCAACCCAAGTGATTTTGCGTTTAAGATGTAAATTTATGTCAAAGTTAGAATAAAAGCTTATAATTTGCTTAACAAAAGTTgattatttttttcgaaaaggCATGTCTTCGGGAATAAGTTCAATGATTACATGTTTGCAAATGGTTTGTGTTAAACTTGTGTTTTTTTAATATGGTACAAATGTGAACGTTCGTATACACGCACGTACACTCTACCTCTATAAACACCTTAAAGAGACTAAATCGGCAAATCTTGAGCTTGAAGAAATCATCATATACACCTTGCTATCGGCTAACATATATCACTTTAACTGCAAAAATATTGTTgtttatttatgcaattagcTTAGGTCGAAAGCTGTGGTTTATGTTTGTCTTGCATGAGTTCAAAATTGGATAAGCTATGGTTTATGTTTGTCTTGCACGAGTTCAAAATTGGATAAGCTAACAGATAACTAGGGAGCTGTTATTCCCAAGAGCTTGCTCCGGTTTTGGTTTGGGAAGAGATGACCCCAAAGCTATGTGATGTAACTAAGCTAGACATCAAACAACACTCAATAGAAGCTTAGAGGATGTTTCTTAGCAGAGTCACTGTTGCAGAACTCTTTAGGATATGAGTCTTTTCCAACTCCCTTCCACCGAGTCGGGTCTTTTTCAACCACTTCACTAGTTAGCTTCTTCCCTTTCGAAGGCGAAGCTCGACCTGCACAAACTATCCCgtggctcaccacaccttgg
This window encodes:
- the LOC101767342 gene encoding zinc transporter 5, giving the protein MMSPKPSASASADGGGGASSSRSTPTARSTPLQVIHILGNFMRIWSVYSLYSYLSNSGDSIVGFIFSCLVPTSVIFLVLQKPWKGRPLPNSQVVPTVVNGGILALYFVLWGKGLLACGPLVALLAEYAGAVLGVLSAALYGRKVNIWKKIGGLAAMLVAYYLLSNGWSTRTHSPLYSFGSEPLEKATQTIGMKEMVVPITAGILSALRRVLARRVSLKNQLKRRLHAITIASATCFLFPFAMWDTILGSASDSIVKLQLPSWAYLSTVVFGMVLIFYVDNVAEEKLHLVFSSPRHLMVSTGCIIVLEILYKMDFSLFGFLVCSVILGFGIFEATSLERSKKSPLEAHELSNGVFHNQLPISELPS